From Nitratidesulfovibrio vulgaris str. Hildenborough, a single genomic window includes:
- a CDS encoding hybrid sensor histidine kinase/response regulator has product MVRLRILTVVANIIVILLGAMTFREAWRNTLSNMEVASTNITVTLAERIGGYLDTLDVGLLGLAGETRRHEGDNARQALPDVFSRFIDHLPLVDNLLYADASGEVVLDCNGLLQQRVHIGDRVYFRNLRAGATRMEVSEPIEGRLSGKRVISVARRVTDGDGVFMGVVLATIPLERFSQLFQGIDIGPNGHISFLRQGFIMLTRVPPLPPEMDVTPGRFGAQPVREAIQGGSEAGVVRTVSHVGGLEKIFSYRKVGHHPFWVVVGLALDDAIQPWFRNAAYVAVIVVAFVVFTALSSRSLRRALQQEVAARNAVERARNELETRVAERTALLEDSNLHLREAKEKADNANAAKSAFLANMSHEIRTPLNGLLGMLDLLEATGLDAGQAEYLGMARRSGRRLTDLLGDILDLSRIEAGKLVLAEQPFTLSDVLASIRETFAPLSREKGLPLEFALDAVPGPFLGDAVRVRQILLNLVGNAMKFTNRGQMKLEVKTLLPMPDGRARILFMVHDSGCGIPEEQVGSICEPFTQVEAPLTKRYQGVGLGLAITRTLVHAYDGTLTVDSQVGVGTSVYLTLCLPLAAGDAKAAAPEVNPPQEDPQGLRVLVVEDDPVNLFTVRAMLERMGHTVRTATDGEQALAVLVGAPFDCVLMDIQMPQMDGMTAVGLLRASHCANADVPVVALTAYVMNGDRERFLDASMDAYLAKPISMHALGEVLRHIPLLRARRTGVTDGG; this is encoded by the coding sequence ATGGTGCGTCTGAGGATTCTCACGGTCGTGGCGAACATCATCGTCATCCTGCTCGGGGCGATGACCTTCCGTGAGGCATGGCGCAATACGCTCTCGAACATGGAAGTCGCGTCGACCAACATAACGGTGACGTTGGCTGAACGCATCGGCGGCTACCTCGACACGCTCGATGTGGGGTTGCTGGGACTCGCCGGGGAGACCCGGCGCCATGAGGGGGACAACGCAAGGCAGGCACTGCCCGACGTGTTCAGCCGGTTCATCGATCATCTGCCCCTTGTGGACAACCTGCTCTATGCGGACGCCTCGGGTGAGGTCGTGCTCGACTGCAACGGGCTGTTACAGCAGCGGGTGCATATCGGAGATCGTGTCTATTTCAGGAACCTGCGTGCAGGGGCGACTCGCATGGAGGTCTCGGAACCCATCGAGGGGCGCCTGAGTGGCAAGAGGGTCATCAGTGTTGCACGTCGGGTCACCGATGGTGACGGCGTCTTCATGGGGGTGGTGCTGGCTACCATTCCGCTGGAGCGGTTCAGCCAACTGTTTCAGGGCATAGACATCGGCCCCAATGGTCACATCTCGTTCTTGCGCCAGGGCTTCATCATGCTCACCCGTGTGCCGCCCCTGCCGCCGGAGATGGATGTCACACCGGGAAGATTCGGAGCACAGCCGGTGCGGGAAGCCATTCAGGGAGGCAGTGAGGCGGGTGTGGTGCGAACAGTGTCCCATGTGGGGGGGCTTGAGAAGATATTCTCGTATCGCAAGGTGGGGCACCATCCGTTCTGGGTGGTCGTGGGACTGGCGCTTGATGACGCCATACAGCCGTGGTTCCGCAATGCCGCCTATGTGGCCGTCATCGTCGTCGCGTTTGTGGTCTTCACGGCGTTGTCGTCGCGCTCCCTGCGGCGTGCCCTCCAGCAGGAGGTGGCGGCCCGCAATGCGGTGGAACGGGCACGCAATGAACTGGAGACGCGTGTCGCTGAACGAACGGCCCTGCTTGAGGACTCCAATCTCCATCTGCGTGAGGCCAAGGAGAAGGCCGATAACGCGAACGCGGCCAAGAGCGCGTTCCTCGCCAACATGAGCCATGAGATCCGCACGCCGCTCAATGGCCTTCTCGGTATGCTCGACCTGCTCGAGGCCACGGGCCTTGATGCCGGTCAGGCCGAATATCTCGGCATGGCGAGACGTTCCGGGCGCAGGCTCACCGACCTTTTGGGCGACATCCTCGATCTTTCGCGCATCGAGGCGGGCAAACTCGTGCTTGCCGAACAGCCGTTCACACTTTCCGATGTCCTTGCATCCATTCGTGAGACCTTCGCACCCCTCTCCCGCGAGAAGGGACTCCCGCTTGAGTTCGCCCTCGATGCGGTCCCGGGGCCCTTTCTGGGCGATGCCGTGCGGGTGCGCCAGATACTGCTCAACCTTGTGGGCAATGCCATGAAGTTCACCAACAGGGGGCAGATGAAACTCGAGGTGAAGACCCTTTTGCCCATGCCCGATGGGCGGGCGCGCATCCTGTTCATGGTGCACGACTCCGGCTGCGGTATCCCGGAAGAACAGGTGGGGTCCATCTGCGAGCCCTTCACGCAGGTCGAGGCCCCGCTCACCAAGCGGTATCAGGGAGTAGGACTCGGTCTGGCCATAACGCGCACGCTGGTACATGCGTATGACGGTACGCTCACGGTCGATTCGCAGGTCGGCGTCGGTACTTCGGTGTATCTCACCCTCTGTCTGCCACTGGCGGCAGGCGACGCCAAGGCCGCCGCGCCCGAGGTGAACCCGCCGCAGGAGGACCCGCAGGGGCTTCGGGTGCTCGTGGTAGAGGACGACCCCGTGAACCTGTTCACAGTGCGCGCCATGCTCGAAAGAATGGGACACACCGTGAGGACGGCCACTGACGGCGAACAGGCACTGGCCGTGCTTGTAGGCGCGCCGTTCGACTGTGTGCTCATGGACATCCAGATGCCCCAGATGGACGGGATGACCGCCGTGGGGCTGTTGCGTGCCTCGCACTGTGCCAATGCCGATGTTCCGGTCGTGGCGCTCACGGCGTACGTGATGAACGGAGACCGGGAGCGTTTTCTCGATGCCAGCATGGATGCCTATCTCGCCAAACCCATTTCCATGCATGCCCTTGGCGAAGTGCTGCGTCATATCCCTCTGCTGCGTGCGAGAAGGACGGGTGTGACGGACGGCGGGTAG
- a CDS encoding glycyl radical protein, giving the protein MAALSSASNTEGQTPANKGYGINWDTAESRVKELKDFLLAAPQVMDPERLQCLLDVYDEFQGEPVVYIRAKLLERVLLRKKIFLDGNPIVGTLTGVRAGVYAYPEWNVSWIKEEMQMAKMASLGEMKIPQETQELLEKTYKLWKGRTCIDLNNKMFKEKYGINPAPFAKAGMYYENVSVASGSGIADYPLVLNKGLRWLADDVRARFEACPTTLANKEKHDLYRAMLVTFEAVIAHSHRYAELAEKTAAEESDPKAKAELLEIAEICRRVPEYPARNFREAIQSFWFIHLAIETEQMACATSPGRYGQYMYPFYKKDIEEGNLTREQVLTLLKFQWIKHLELGEYQGASYAMTLSGHTGQSITIGGVDANGDDASTELEEVLLDTQIQMKNIQPTLTLLYHPKLKDSYMKKVVECIRGGSGQPQILNNNVVIQRNLARFAQYEGGITLEDARNCGNYGCVSTGICGKGSFITQEDQPCLAKVVELMLNNGKCPVTKKQVGVESGDPTTFTTFEEVYEATKKQLDHLFNISRKHSDLSQMARLQVVPSVFRSAMYDGCIDKGMCEEAGGTRYPQVNPIMTAGIDAANSLLAIRYLVFETKQVTMEKLLEALKANFEGYEDIRKMCFEAPKHGNDYPEVEHFVQRFYRDVDAIHSAQGPDCFGYRTPLDAYSLSYHNYFGSLMGALPNGRKAGVALTDGSVSAMPGTDHEGITALIKSGAEAIDTVRYGANHFNVKFNPSVIEGPAGARTLVSLIKTYCDFGGSHIQFNCVSSDTLKDAQCKPQEYADLVVRVAGFSAYFTRLDKGVQNEIIKRTEYKN; this is encoded by the coding sequence ATGGCTGCTCTTTCTTCCGCATCGAACACCGAAGGCCAGACCCCTGCAAACAAGGGCTACGGCATCAACTGGGATACCGCCGAATCGCGCGTCAAGGAACTCAAGGACTTTCTTCTTGCCGCGCCGCAGGTGATGGACCCCGAACGTCTGCAGTGCCTTCTCGACGTCTACGACGAATTCCAGGGCGAGCCCGTCGTCTACATCCGCGCCAAGCTGCTTGAGCGGGTGCTCCTCCGCAAGAAGATATTCCTCGACGGCAACCCCATCGTGGGCACCCTCACCGGTGTGCGCGCTGGCGTGTACGCCTACCCCGAATGGAACGTCTCGTGGATCAAGGAAGAGATGCAGATGGCCAAGATGGCCTCTCTTGGCGAGATGAAGATCCCGCAGGAGACGCAAGAGCTTCTCGAGAAGACCTACAAGCTGTGGAAGGGCCGCACCTGCATCGACCTGAACAACAAGATGTTCAAGGAGAAGTACGGCATCAACCCCGCGCCCTTCGCCAAGGCGGGCATGTACTACGAGAACGTCAGCGTCGCCAGCGGCTCGGGCATCGCCGACTATCCGCTGGTGCTCAACAAGGGCCTGCGCTGGCTCGCCGACGACGTGCGCGCACGTTTCGAAGCCTGCCCCACCACCCTTGCGAACAAGGAGAAGCATGACCTCTACCGCGCCATGCTGGTGACGTTCGAGGCTGTCATCGCCCATTCGCATCGCTACGCCGAACTCGCCGAGAAGACCGCCGCCGAAGAGAGCGATCCCAAGGCCAAGGCAGAACTGCTCGAGATCGCCGAGATATGCCGCCGCGTGCCTGAATACCCGGCCCGCAACTTCCGCGAAGCCATCCAGTCCTTCTGGTTCATCCACCTCGCCATCGAGACCGAGCAGATGGCCTGCGCCACCTCGCCCGGTCGTTACGGCCAGTACATGTACCCCTTCTACAAGAAGGACATCGAAGAGGGGAACCTCACCCGCGAACAGGTGCTCACCCTGCTGAAGTTCCAGTGGATCAAGCACCTCGAACTGGGCGAGTACCAGGGGGCCTCCTACGCCATGACCCTGTCCGGTCACACCGGTCAGTCCATCACCATCGGCGGTGTCGACGCCAACGGTGACGACGCAAGCACCGAACTCGAAGAGGTGCTGCTCGACACCCAGATTCAGATGAAGAACATCCAGCCCACGCTGACCCTGCTCTACCATCCGAAGCTGAAGGACTCGTACATGAAGAAGGTTGTGGAGTGCATCCGCGGCGGCTCCGGCCAGCCCCAGATCCTCAACAACAACGTGGTCATCCAGCGCAACCTCGCCCGTTTCGCGCAGTACGAAGGCGGCATCACCCTCGAAGACGCCCGCAACTGCGGCAACTACGGGTGCGTGTCCACCGGCATCTGCGGCAAGGGCAGCTTCATCACGCAGGAAGACCAGCCCTGCCTCGCCAAGGTCGTCGAGCTCATGCTCAACAACGGCAAGTGCCCTGTGACCAAGAAGCAGGTGGGCGTCGAGTCCGGCGACCCGACCACCTTCACCACCTTCGAGGAAGTGTACGAAGCCACCAAGAAGCAACTCGACCATCTCTTCAACATCTCGCGCAAGCACTCCGACCTCAGCCAGATGGCCCGGCTTCAGGTTGTGCCCAGCGTCTTCCGTTCGGCCATGTACGACGGCTGCATCGACAAGGGCATGTGCGAAGAGGCCGGTGGTACGCGCTACCCGCAGGTCAACCCCATCATGACCGCAGGCATCGACGCCGCCAACTCGCTGCTGGCCATCAGGTACCTTGTCTTCGAAACGAAGCAGGTGACCATGGAGAAGCTGCTTGAAGCCCTGAAGGCCAACTTCGAAGGCTACGAAGACATCCGCAAGATGTGCTTCGAGGCGCCCAAGCACGGTAACGACTACCCCGAAGTGGAGCACTTCGTGCAGCGCTTCTACCGCGACGTGGACGCCATCCACAGTGCGCAGGGCCCGGACTGCTTCGGCTACCGCACCCCGCTGGACGCCTACTCGCTGTCGTACCACAACTACTTCGGTTCGCTCATGGGCGCACTGCCCAACGGCCGCAAGGCTGGCGTGGCACTCACCGACGGTAGCGTCTCCGCCATGCCCGGTACCGACCATGAAGGCATCACCGCCCTCATCAAGTCCGGTGCCGAAGCCATCGACACCGTGCGCTACGGGGCCAACCACTTCAACGTGAAGTTCAACCCCTCGGTGATCGAAGGGCCTGCCGGTGCCCGTACCCTCGTGTCGCTGATCAAGACCTACTGCGACTTCGGCGGTTCGCACATCCAGTTCAACTGCGTGAGCTCCGATACCCTGAAGGACGCGCAGTGCAAGCCGCAGGAATACGCCGACCTCGTCGTGCGCGTGGCAGGCTTCAGCGCCTACTTCACCCGCCTCGACAAGGGTGTGCAGAACGAGATCATCAAGCGCACAGAATACAAGAACTAA
- a CDS encoding sulfite exporter TauE/SafE family protein translates to MPDTTSLLVFFAWLVGGFVSGVSGIGGAMVAVPVAATVIPMHELVPLSCIMNVVMDGCIALMHYRHCRVSAMWPMLAGSIPGALAGLYILTVLPGTVLQGAVGVLLLYYVYWQRTFRVRGPGRESWGFGGAAGFGAGLLGTAISFDGPPVGAYGLYAGWSPRVFLGTLGVFFVIRGTMTCLLQAGAGLYTEAVIDYAMYGIPATIIGTVCAFPVVRLINVGTFRRMLMGVIVLAGLVCLWRAVA, encoded by the coding sequence ATGCCTGATACCACGTCGTTGCTCGTATTCTTCGCCTGGCTGGTAGGTGGTTTCGTCTCTGGCGTGAGTGGCATCGGCGGGGCCATGGTGGCTGTGCCCGTGGCGGCGACGGTCATTCCCATGCACGAACTCGTGCCCCTGAGTTGCATCATGAACGTGGTCATGGACGGCTGCATCGCGCTGATGCACTACCGGCACTGCCGTGTCTCCGCCATGTGGCCCATGCTGGCGGGCTCCATTCCCGGTGCCCTCGCGGGGCTGTACATCCTCACCGTCCTGCCCGGCACGGTACTGCAGGGGGCCGTGGGGGTGTTGCTTCTCTACTACGTCTACTGGCAACGTACCTTCCGCGTCAGAGGCCCGGGCCGCGAGTCGTGGGGCTTCGGCGGCGCTGCCGGTTTCGGTGCCGGACTGCTTGGGACGGCCATCTCCTTCGACGGGCCTCCCGTCGGGGCCTATGGACTGTATGCGGGCTGGTCGCCACGGGTGTTCCTGGGGACGCTGGGCGTCTTCTTCGTCATTCGCGGTACCATGACCTGCCTGTTGCAGGCCGGGGCAGGACTCTACACCGAGGCCGTCATCGACTACGCCATGTACGGCATCCCGGCCACCATCATCGGTACGGTCTGTGCCTTTCCGGTGGTACGCCTCATCAACGTGGGGACGTTCCGGCGCATGCTCATGGGGGTCATCGTGCTGGCCGGGCTTGTGTGCCTGTGGCGCGCTGTGGCGTGA
- a CDS encoding APC family permease: MSEQFELEKTLSPMQVWALALGSIVGWGCFVLPGDMFLPQAGPVGTLTGFLIGAFLLSFVAVCYSYMVKYVPVAGGAFAYAYVGFGPTAAFICGWALVLGYIAIVCIDIAALALIFRFLFPGVFEFGPLYSIAGWQVYTGEVMLMTFGTLAFGWMNYRGVSFAGKLQVVLAYMLTIGIVALFAGTASLESAHMSNLMPMFAEHRTPLSCVLIIFAISPFLFVGFDTVPQAAEEFAFDPARSRRIMILAIFMGVILYSLVALSVAIVMPYPEMLAKMEALRASGGTAWATGDAATMAFGKFGAIVLACAVLGAVCTGINGFYIATSRLLLSMARGRILPSWFGDIHPKYRTPYKAILFTIAIVLLTPFAGRSVVVWIVDMSSVGTGIGYLFTCLAARRVLLGTPGVGNKSLSILCCNIGTLTSVMCIVLLLVPGSPAYISEASRWCMVAWVVMGFFFYYSNKSVWAQLPEMTIRSSILGSCDIPVFFKGNTSGVKAAAEAASK, translated from the coding sequence ATGTCCGAACAGTTTGAACTTGAAAAAACCCTGTCCCCGATGCAGGTGTGGGCCCTCGCTCTGGGCTCCATCGTCGGCTGGGGCTGCTTCGTGCTGCCCGGCGACATGTTCCTGCCGCAGGCTGGCCCCGTAGGGACGCTCACAGGCTTCCTCATCGGTGCCTTCCTTCTCAGCTTCGTGGCTGTCTGTTACAGCTACATGGTCAAGTACGTACCTGTTGCAGGTGGCGCATTCGCCTATGCCTATGTCGGCTTCGGCCCGACAGCGGCCTTCATCTGCGGCTGGGCGCTCGTTCTGGGCTACATCGCCATCGTCTGCATCGACATCGCGGCCCTTGCGCTCATCTTCAGGTTCCTCTTCCCGGGGGTCTTCGAGTTCGGCCCGTTGTACTCCATCGCCGGGTGGCAGGTGTACACGGGTGAAGTGATGCTGATGACCTTCGGCACCCTCGCCTTCGGCTGGATGAACTATCGCGGCGTGAGCTTCGCGGGCAAGTTGCAGGTCGTTCTCGCCTACATGCTGACCATCGGCATCGTGGCGCTCTTTGCGGGCACCGCCTCCCTTGAATCGGCCCACATGAGCAACCTCATGCCCATGTTCGCCGAACATCGCACGCCGCTTTCCTGCGTGCTGATCATCTTCGCCATCTCGCCCTTCCTCTTCGTGGGCTTCGACACCGTGCCGCAGGCCGCTGAGGAGTTCGCCTTCGACCCCGCGCGCTCCCGCAGGATCATGATCCTCGCCATCTTCATGGGCGTCATCCTGTACAGCCTCGTGGCCCTTTCCGTGGCCATCGTGATGCCCTACCCCGAAATGCTCGCCAAGATGGAAGCCCTGCGCGCCAGCGGCGGCACAGCATGGGCCACCGGCGACGCCGCCACCATGGCCTTCGGCAAGTTCGGCGCCATCGTGCTGGCCTGCGCCGTTCTCGGCGCCGTCTGCACCGGCATCAACGGCTTCTACATCGCCACCTCGCGCCTGCTGCTCAGCATGGCTCGCGGCCGCATCCTGCCTTCTTGGTTCGGCGACATCCACCCCAAGTACCGCACTCCCTACAAGGCCATCCTCTTCACCATCGCCATCGTACTGCTGACTCCCTTCGCCGGTCGTTCCGTGGTGGTATGGATCGTGGACATGAGCTCGGTGGGAACCGGCATCGGCTACCTCTTCACCTGCCTTGCCGCCCGCCGCGTGCTTCTGGGTACTCCCGGCGTCGGCAACAAGAGCCTCAGCATCCTCTGCTGCAACATCGGCACGCTCACTTCCGTCATGTGCATCGTCCTGCTGCTGGTGCCCGGTTCGCCCGCCTACATCAGTGAAGCATCCCGCTGGTGCATGGTCGCGTGGGTAGTGATGGGCTTCTTCTTCTACTACTCCAACAAGTCCGTATGGGCCCAGTTGCCTGAGATGACGATCCGCTCGAGCATCCTCGGCAGCTGCGACATCCCTGTCTTCTTCAAGGGCAACACCTCTGGGGTGAAGGCCGCGGCCGAAGCCGCCTCGAAGTAA
- a CDS encoding EamA family transporter, with product MQQSAPSSSSYLAVLLVLCAEVLIYCSASWAKHLFPVVGAEGVTTYRLFFSAAVLALVSRPWQKPIPRDEWRPHLLFGVGLGGMFLFSYAAIRYVPLGISVGVQMLGPLVIALAASRRPRDFAWVGLAAAGIWLLLRPDAVGLVDMRGVALAGAAAGCWAMYIWFGKAACARDCCAALALAMFTGGVATLPLSLVTVGGALLESSSLLFGLLLALSSAAVPCLLEMQALRRITPKVYGTLMSLAPAVAALMGCFWLDEQLSAGQWGGIASVVAASAGMTLAAE from the coding sequence ATGCAGCAGTCAGCCCCTTCTTCGTCGTCGTATCTCGCCGTGTTGCTCGTCCTCTGTGCCGAGGTGCTCATCTATTGCAGCGCCAGCTGGGCGAAGCATCTCTTTCCTGTCGTAGGTGCCGAGGGCGTCACCACGTACAGGCTCTTTTTCTCTGCCGCCGTACTCGCGCTGGTTTCGCGTCCCTGGCAGAAGCCCATTCCGCGCGATGAGTGGAGGCCCCACCTGCTGTTCGGCGTCGGGCTGGGGGGCATGTTCCTCTTTTCCTATGCTGCCATCCGGTATGTTCCGCTTGGCATATCCGTGGGCGTGCAGATGTTGGGGCCTCTGGTCATCGCCCTTGCCGCGTCGCGCCGTCCGCGGGACTTCGCATGGGTGGGCCTTGCCGCAGCGGGCATCTGGCTGCTGTTGCGCCCCGACGCCGTCGGGCTGGTGGACATGCGCGGCGTCGCCCTTGCCGGGGCGGCGGCGGGGTGCTGGGCCATGTACATCTGGTTCGGCAAGGCGGCCTGTGCCCGAGACTGCTGCGCGGCACTGGCGCTTGCCATGTTCACAGGGGGGGTGGCGACCCTGCCCCTGTCGCTCGTCACCGTGGGGGGCGCACTGCTCGAATCGTCTTCACTGCTCTTCGGGCTGCTGCTGGCCCTCTCTTCCGCAGCCGTACCCTGCCTTCTCGAGATGCAGGCACTACGGCGCATCACGCCGAAAGTCTACGGTACGCTCATGAGTCTTGCCCCGGCTGTGGCGGCCCTCATGGGCTGCTTCTGGCTGGACGAGCAATTGTCCGCGGGGCAGTGGGGCGGTATAGCCTCCGTCGTCGCAGCCTCGGCAGGCATGACCCTTGCCGCCGAGTAG
- a CDS encoding sigma-54 interaction domain-containing protein, producing the protein MMPLDSSTFADVSRAAVLTPAMQTIWESMGVGVAVVDGEGICRFMNTIQRRVDGFSRISVVGRHITSLYVPHELECIPTIECLRKGEPILKKAYWYKTTNNYLASTVTDFIPLYDAGRKDGVIAFTIWTGTTAFAEGRKRQPRPPQPKGAAYDFYTFDSIVGQDANLREVIAEARTAAATSSPVMIWGESGTGKEVFAQAIHSESDRRQRPFIPVNCAAIPENLLEGILFGTVKGAYTDAADKPGLFEEADGGTLLFDELNSMPLGLQAKLLRVLQEKRVRRLGSHTEVPVDVRIMSILNEEPLQAVEHGVLRRDLFYRLAVVGISVPPLRERRNDIPLLARMFIDRSELATRPGGPGTVGVNDDVLHMFMHYDWPGNIRELLHVVEGSLALLGDGPEICPACLPRHFREACHATGSTPATVSDIVTQAPTLPAPAAAAGETGDAGLYYDYRNIRKSHVVPLKGCLQKYETQCISNVLRVTGGNVAKAARIMQVTGAGLRYKMKALDISDED; encoded by the coding sequence ATGATGCCCCTAGACAGCAGCACTTTCGCCGACGTAAGCCGCGCAGCCGTTCTCACGCCGGCCATGCAGACCATATGGGAAAGTATGGGGGTGGGGGTCGCCGTGGTGGACGGAGAGGGCATATGCCGCTTCATGAACACCATCCAGCGGCGTGTGGACGGTTTCAGCCGCATTTCCGTGGTCGGGCGGCACATCACGAGTCTCTATGTACCGCACGAACTCGAATGCATCCCCACCATCGAGTGTCTCCGCAAGGGCGAACCCATCCTGAAGAAGGCGTACTGGTACAAGACCACCAACAACTACCTTGCCAGCACAGTCACGGACTTCATCCCCCTCTATGACGCGGGACGTAAGGACGGGGTCATAGCCTTCACCATCTGGACGGGAACGACAGCCTTCGCCGAAGGGCGCAAACGCCAGCCCCGCCCGCCGCAGCCCAAAGGGGCGGCCTATGACTTCTATACGTTCGACAGCATCGTGGGACAGGACGCCAACCTGCGCGAGGTCATCGCCGAAGCGCGTACGGCAGCCGCAACCTCTTCGCCGGTGATGATCTGGGGGGAAAGCGGCACGGGCAAGGAGGTGTTCGCGCAAGCGATCCACTCCGAGAGCGACCGCAGACAGCGACCGTTCATCCCCGTGAACTGCGCCGCCATTCCCGAGAACCTGCTCGAAGGCATCCTCTTCGGCACGGTCAAGGGCGCGTACACGGACGCCGCCGACAAGCCCGGGCTCTTCGAAGAGGCCGATGGCGGCACCCTGCTCTTCGACGAGCTGAACTCCATGCCGCTGGGTTTGCAGGCCAAGCTGCTGCGCGTATTGCAGGAGAAACGCGTGCGCCGCCTCGGTTCGCATACGGAAGTCCCGGTAGACGTGCGCATCATGAGCATCCTCAACGAAGAACCGTTGCAGGCCGTGGAACATGGCGTCCTGCGGCGCGACCTCTTCTACCGTCTCGCCGTGGTGGGCATCTCCGTGCCGCCCCTGCGCGAACGCAGGAACGACATCCCGCTTCTCGCCCGCATGTTCATCGACCGTTCAGAATTGGCGACGCGCCCCGGTGGGCCGGGGACAGTCGGCGTCAACGACGATGTACTGCACATGTTCATGCACTACGACTGGCCGGGCAACATCCGCGAACTCCTGCATGTCGTGGAGGGCAGCCTCGCGCTTCTGGGTGATGGCCCGGAGATATGCCCCGCATGTCTGCCGCGGCACTTCCGGGAGGCATGCCATGCGACGGGGAGCACTCCCGCAACGGTTTCGGACATCGTGACGCAGGCCCCCACCCTCCCCGCCCCCGCGGCCGCTGCCGGCGAGACCGGCGATGCGGGCCTCTACTACGACTACCGGAACATCCGCAAAAGCCACGTCGTCCCGCTCAAGGGATGCCTGCAGAAATACGAGACCCAGTGCATCTCCAACGTGTTGCGGGTCACGGGGGGGAATGTGGCGAAGGCCGCCCGCATCATGCAGGTCACTGGGGCGGGACTGCGTTACAAGATGAAGGCCCTCGACATCTCGGACGAGGATTGA
- a CDS encoding DUF4125 family protein, which yields MTTDRREALVEDIVQAELAMFLAVRNRGGVSPCQELPGTFRIMREMTHGVLALPFLEAYRDDLRKAAEAGRNLMTEKYALMEGLLQTKAQDPRIEDIVAVESTWRAEVAAQHPDIIGADGEEGFRRYLGCELQTYSPEALTAYADCVDSARHAGRNLVLERYDLLMRKLGRAPLQPGAPDRGECPGKGPDEGSGGGANGGADA from the coding sequence ATGACGACTGATCGCCGTGAGGCCCTTGTAGAGGACATTGTGCAGGCCGAACTCGCCATGTTCCTCGCCGTCCGTAACCGGGGGGGCGTTTCACCCTGTCAGGAGTTGCCGGGAACGTTCCGCATCATGCGTGAGATGACCCACGGGGTTCTGGCGTTGCCGTTTCTCGAAGCCTATCGTGACGACCTGCGCAAGGCCGCAGAGGCGGGCCGCAATCTCATGACCGAAAAGTACGCACTCATGGAGGGCCTTCTGCAGACGAAGGCCCAAGACCCGCGCATCGAGGACATCGTCGCCGTCGAATCAACATGGCGGGCAGAGGTCGCCGCGCAGCACCCCGACATCATCGGGGCGGACGGGGAGGAGGGCTTCCGCCGCTACCTCGGTTGCGAGTTGCAGACCTATTCCCCTGAAGCACTCACGGCCTATGCTGACTGCGTGGACTCGGCACGGCATGCGGGACGCAACCTCGTGCTTGAACGCTACGACCTGCTCATGCGGAAGCTTGGGCGTGCCCCCTTGCAGCCCGGTGCGCCGGATAGGGGCGAGTGCCCCGGCAAGGGGCCAGACGAGGGTTCAGGCGGGGGCGCAAATGGGGGCGCCGATGCCTGA